In the genome of Amphiura filiformis chromosome 4, Afil_fr2py, whole genome shotgun sequence, one region contains:
- the LOC140150538 gene encoding sorcin-like isoform X1, producing MAYPQGAVDPLWPWFSAVAGQDQQIEASELQTALTQSGINGNYQPFSLETCRIMIAMLDRDRSGSMGFPEFKELWAALNSWKQTFMRFDADHSGTVEPHELHQAVASFGYNLSPGALTVLVKRYEKGGRIAFDDFVACVVRLRALTSVFQGRDTQRNGFANFQYDDFIRCVMSI from the exons ATGGCTTATCCTCAAGGCGCAGTG GACCCTCTCTGGCCATGGTTTTCTGCTGTTGCAGGTCAG GACCAGCAGATTGAAGCATCTGAACTACAAACGGCTCTTACACAGTCTGGCATCAATGGAAATTATCAAC CTTTCAGTTTGGAGACATGTCGTATTATGATAGCTATGCTGGAT AGGGATCGTTCAGGCTCGATGGGTTTCCCCGAGTTTAAAGAATTATGGGCTGCGTTGAATTCATGGAAGCAGACTTTCATGAGATTCGATGCAGATCACTCGGGGACAGTAGAACCACATGAATTGCATCAAGCCGTTGCAAGCTTTG GGTACAACCTTTCACCTGGTGCCCTGACTGTTCTTGTCAAGCGATATGAGAAAGGAGGCAGGATTGCCTTTGATGATTTTGTTGCTTGTGTGGTGCGCCTGAGAGCATTAACAT CTGTTTTTCAAGGTAGAGATACACAGAGGAATGGgtttgcaaatttccaatatgATGAT TTTATCCGTTGTGTGATGTCCATATAG
- the LOC140150538 gene encoding sorcin-like isoform X2, with translation MAYPQGAVDPLWPWFSAVAGQDQQIEASELQTALTQSGINGNYQPFSLETCRIMIAMLDRDRSGSMGFPEFKELWAALNSWKQTFMRFDADHSGTVEPHELHQAVASFGYNLSPGALTVLVKRYEKGGRIAFDDFVACVVRLRALTSVFQGRDTQRNGFANFQYDDFIKCVMCL, from the exons ATGGCTTATCCTCAAGGCGCAGTG GACCCTCTCTGGCCATGGTTTTCTGCTGTTGCAGGTCAG GACCAGCAGATTGAAGCATCTGAACTACAAACGGCTCTTACACAGTCTGGCATCAATGGAAATTATCAAC CTTTCAGTTTGGAGACATGTCGTATTATGATAGCTATGCTGGAT AGGGATCGTTCAGGCTCGATGGGTTTCCCCGAGTTTAAAGAATTATGGGCTGCGTTGAATTCATGGAAGCAGACTTTCATGAGATTCGATGCAGATCACTCGGGGACAGTAGAACCACATGAATTGCATCAAGCCGTTGCAAGCTTTG GGTACAACCTTTCACCTGGTGCCCTGACTGTTCTTGTCAAGCGATATGAGAAAGGAGGCAGGATTGCCTTTGATGATTTTGTTGCTTGTGTGGTGCGCCTGAGAGCATTAACAT CTGTTTTTCAAGGTAGAGATACACAGAGGAATGGgtttgcaaatttccaatatgATGAT ttcatcaagtgTGTCATGTGCCTGTAG